DNA sequence from the Arthrobacter sp. V1I9 genome:
CCGGGACCAACGGCAAGACCTCCACGGCCCGGATGATCGAATCGGTCCTGCGGGCCCACGGCCTGAGCACCGGACGGTACACCAGTCCGCACCTGACCAAAGTCACCGAACGGATCAGCATTGACGGGCATCCCGTCCCGGATGAGACCTTCGTCCGGATTTGGGACGAAATCCGGCCGTACCTGGAAATTGTGGACTCCGAGCTGGAGGCCGACGGACAACCGCGGCTGACGTACTTCGAATGCCTCACCATCCTTGGTTTTGCGATTTTCGCCGACCAGCCGGTTAACGTGGCGGTCATCGAGGTGGGCCTGGGCGGCATCACGGACGCCACGAACGTGGGGGATGGGCAGGTCTCCGTGGTCACGCCCATTTCGCTCGACCACACCGACCTGCTGGGTGACACCACCGAAGACATTGCCTACGAAAAGGCCGGCATTATCAAGCCCGGCGGCTACCTCATCAGTGCCGCGCAGCCCCTGAACGCGGCCCAGGTCCTGCTGGAGAAGGCCAAGGACGTGGGCGTGCCCTTCAAGTTCGAGGGAGTGGAGTTCGGCGTCGAGTCCCGGACCGTGGCCGTTGGCGGCCAGATGGTCACCATCCAGGGCATCGCGGGCCGCTACCCGGACCTGTTGGTGCCGCTTCACGGTGCCCACCAGGCGCAGAACGCAGCCGTGGCGGTAGCTGCCCTGGAGGCATTCTTTGGCGGCGAAAAGGAACTCGGATTTGACGTGCTGCAGGAAGGCTTCGCTGAGGTCACGTCCCCCGGCCGGCTTGAGGTGGTCCGCACGGCACCCACCATCGTGGTGGACGCCGCCCATAACCCCGACGGCATCAAAGTCTCTGCGGCTGCCCTTCAGGAGGCCTTCACCTTCACCAAACTTGTCCCGGTGGTGGGAATCCTCAAGGAAAAGGACGCCGAGGAGATCCTCCGCCAGCTCAAGGAATCCCTGGGGGAGGTAGCCGAGGAATTCTGCTTCACGCAGTCCAATTCCCCGCGTGCCGTTCCCGCCGCCGAACTTGCCGAGCTCGCCATCGACCTCGGCTTCGGCGAGGACAACGTCCACATAGAGGAAAAGCTCGACGACGCCCTGGAGTGGGCGGTGGAGCGCGCCGAAGCAAACGATGATCTTTCCGGCGGCGTGCTGGTGACGGGTTCGATCACGCTGGTGGCCGAAGCCCGGATCCTGCTCGGGAAGACGGAGGCGTAGGCAGTGGCCAAGCTGACCAAAGCCCAGCGCGAATGGCGGCCGGGGATGCCCAAGAAGCGTCGCTCCACCAAGGTGATGTTCGCTTCCACTGTGTTGCTCCTGGAAGCCTTCGTCATGTTCTTCGCCACCCTCGCGGTGTTCGGGTTGCGCCGTGGTGACTTCCCGCCGGCACTGATCCTCGGCGTCGGCATCGGCATGAGCGTAGTAATGATTGTCGCCTGCGCCTTCCTCACCAAACCCTGGGGCATCGGGCTCGGGTGGATCCTGCAGCTTGTCCTCATCCTCACCGGGATCTTCGAGCCCGCCATGTTCCTGGTGGGCGCCCTGTTTGCACTGGCCTGGTGGTACGGGATCCGCACCGGAATCCGCCTCGACCGGGAAGCCGGTGAGCGTGCCCGCGAGCAGGCTGCCTGGGAGGCCGCCCATCCGGACCAGGCCGCCGGCCCCGGCCAGCAGCCCCCGTCCCCGTAAACAAGTCCCCGTAGACTTGACCCGAAACCCCATACCAACGCATTGGAGCAGTTGTGACTACTGAGCGCACCCTCGTCCTGATCAAACCCGACGGCGTCGCCCGCAACCTCACCGGCGCCATCCTGGCCCGGATCGAAGCGAAGGGCTATACCCTGGCGGAGCTGAAGAAGGTGGACGCGTCCAGGGAGCTGCTGGAGCAGCACTACGAGGAGCACGTGGGCAAGCCCTTCTACGAGCCCCTGGTCGACTTCATGCTCTCCGGCCCCGTGGTGGCAGCAATCTTCGAAGGCCACCGCGTCATCGAAGGCTTCCGCTCCCTGGCCGGCACCACCGACCCCACCACGGCAGCGCCCGGCACCATCCGCGGCGACTTCGGCCGCGATTGGGGCCTGAAGGTGCAGCAGAACCTGGTGCACGGATCCGACTCCACGGACTCCGCCGAGCGCGAGATCAAGATCTGGTTCCAGGACTAAGCAGTCCGGGTGACAGATCCCAGATGACAGATAAGGCCGATGTTCCTCGGGAACATCGGCCTTATCTGTCATCCCGCGGGGTGTGTGGAAGCCTAGAAGCCCGAGGTTCCGGCGAAAACCTGGATGAAGGCAAAGAAGATGCTGGCGATGACGGCCACGTAGAGCAGCGCTGTGATGATCCAGCCGGAGTCGCCCAGGATGCGGGCTGCGTTCGCCGGCACCGGAATCACCCCGGCGGTGATGTTCCGGATGGTCACCCAGACGAAGAGGGGAATCATGGCTGCCCAGACGATCATGCAGAACGGGCAGAGGACGTGGATGTCGTAGAGCGCCTGCGACCACAGCCACACCACAAAGATGAAACCCAGCGTGACGCCTGCCTGCAGCCCTGCCCAGAACCAGCGCGCAAAGGTTGCCCCCGCCAGCAGCGCCATGCCTACCGTGATGATGACGCCGAACGCCACGATGCCGATAAACATATTGGGGAAGCCAAACAGCGAGCTCTGCCAGGTCTGCATCACCTGGCCGCAGGAGATCCACGGGTTCACATCGCACACCGTAGTGTGGTTGGGGTCCTGAAGCACCGCGAGCTTCTCCAGGACCAGTGTTCCCGAAGCGAGCCAGCCGATGACCCCCGTGACCACCAGCAGCCAGCCGAAGGGCCGGTTCCGGGTCACCGCAGGGAGAGTTCCTGCTGTCCTGCCGGCCGGGTCGCTGTCCTGGTTCAGGCTCCGTTCCTGGGCCGGGGTGCCGCTGAGGGGGGAGATGCTGGGCATTGGTGTGGCGTCCTTTTCATCCGGTGCTCCTTGCCTGATTGTAACGCCGGAGGCTGGAAGGACCGTCCAGAAGAGGGGAAGAACCCATGGATTTCGCGCTGCCTCCGACGTGATTTAGCCCGGGTATGAGAGAATGAACATGGCTGGAAGCCGATCCACATTCGGACTCCGGTCCGGTGGCTTGTTCCCAAGACCGCCAATGACGAGCAGGGCAGGCATCGGTCTCACCGAGGCAGTCTCCCGCGACTCCATTGAGCGGCACCTGGTTGTGGCATGTAGAACAACGGGTTTCAGAACATCCCGCCGGCCCCCACGGGCTGCCGCACCCCACTGCCGGTGCGAACCTGGGGGTATCCACTTGACTTCTGTCAACGCCTGCGGGTTTTGACAATATGTGCCCCAATGGGTGCCGGATGTGGCGGTACGTCAGGGGCAGGAGTGTTGCCACATATGGATAATGAACAAGTTTCTGCCGTTAACGACGAAGCAGCGGCCACGGAGGCCGACGCTGCCCCCAAGAAGGCCACGAGGACCCGCCGTAAGGCCGCTCCCAAGGCTGAGGCCTTGATCCCCGAAGCAGGCCTTCCCGGAGCCGGTACCGCAGCAGGCACCCCCGCCGACGTCGAGGCTTCCGCAGCCGGCGCTGCCGTAACCGGTGTTGCTGAAACCGGTGCAGTGGAAGCCGTCGCCCCGGAGGCCAAGGCTCCCGTCCGGCGGACCCGCGCCCGGAAGAAGGCTGAAACCGCTGTGCCCCTCCCGGCTTTCGCGGAAGATGCAGAGCCCGAAGCAGTGTCCGGCCTGGATGCCGCTGCCGGCGCCGGCGCTGATGCCAGTGCAGGTGCCGACGCTCCCGATCTCCCGGCCGCCGAGCCCGCTGCAGAACCCGCCGTTGAGGCAGCCGAGACGAAGCCGGTCCGCCGCCGTCGGGTTGCCACCCGGAAGACCTCGGCACCGGCCGCCGCAGCGGAGCCTGCAACGGAACCCGCAGATCTCCAGGCAGCTCCTGTTGCGGCCGAAGCGGTTGAGGCAGCTGCCGTGCCCGCAGCAGCCACCCAGCCGGCATCGGTCGAGGCTGCTGCTGAAGAAGCTCCTACAGCAGAAGCCCCCACAGCAGAAGCTCCTACAGCAGATGCCCCGGCTGCAGAGGCGGCGCCGAAGGCGGAAGCCCCGCAGGCAGCAGCTTCCGGGGAGCAGGCACCGGCCGCGCCTTCCAGCCCCTTCGGCTCTCTGTTCATGGAACCCGCTTCCCCCACCTCCGTGCTGTTCCAGGCGCCGGACCTGAGCACGGTGGTGCGTCCGGTTCCCGCAGCCGTGGAAGTGGCGCCGGAGGACGACGCCGATGAGGACGATTCAGAGGACGCCAACGGCCGCCGCAAGCGCAGGGGCCGCGGCCGCCGCGGACGTAGCCGCATTGGTGAGCGTGAGGCCGGCGCCGGCCTCGAGGGCAGCGAAGATGCTGACGGCGATGCTTCCGACGACGCCGACGAAGAGTCGGCCGGGCAGGTCGAAGACGGTGTAACGTCCCGCCGTCGCCGCCGCCGCCGCCGTGGCGACCAGGACCTCGAACTGACGGGCGGGGGAGACGACGATCCGCCCAACACCGTCACCCGCGTCCGCGCCCCGCGTGCCGTGAGCGAACCGGCCGTCAGCAACCGCGTCACCAGCGTCAAGGGATCCACCCGCCTGGAGGCGAAGAAGCAGCGCCGGCGCGAGTCCCGTGACACCGGCCGCCGCCGCACCGTCATCACCGAGGCCGAGTTCCTGGCCCGCCGCGAGTCTGTCGACCGGCAGATGATCGTGCGCCAGCGCGACGACAGAATCCAGATCGCCGTCCTCGAAGACGGCGTCCTGGCCGAGCATTTCGTGTCAAAGACCCAGCAGGACTCGCTGATCGGCAACGTGTACCTGGGCAAGGTCCAGAACGTGCTGCCGTCCATGGAGGCCGCCTTCGTGGACATCGGACGCGGCCGCAACGCCGTCCTGTACGCCGGCGAAGTGAACTGGGATGCCGTGAACGTCGAGGGTAAACAGCGCCGCATCGAAAACGCGCTCAAGTCCGGCGATACCGTCCTGGTCCAGGTGACCAAGGACCCCGTGGGACACAAGGGCGCCCGCCTGACCAGCCAGATCTCCCTGCCCGGCCGTTACCTGGTGTTCGTGCCCGGCGGCTCCATGACCGGCATCTCCCGCAAGCTGCCCGACGTCGAACGCAACCGCCTCAAGCGCATCCTCAAGGACCGCCTGCCCGAGCAGGCCGGCGTCATCGTCCGCACCGCCGCCGAAGGCGCTTCCGAGGAAGAGCTGACGCACGACATCAACCGGCTGCGCGCCCAGTGGGAAGGCATCGAGAGCCAGTCGAAGTCCACGAAGATCCTCGCCCCGGAACTGCTTTACGGCGAACCGGACCTCACCATCAAGGTGGTCCGTGACGTCTTCAACGAGGACTTCTCCAAGCTGATCGTCTCGGGTGAGGAAGCCTGGGACACCATCGAGGCGTACGTTACCTATGTGGCGCCGGACCTGGTGGGCCGCCTCGAGAAGTGGACAAAGGACCAGGACATCTTTGCTGCCTGGCGCATCGACGAGCAGATCCACAAGGCCCTGGAGCGGAAGGTATTCCTGCCATCCGGCGGTTCGCTGGTGATCGACCGCACCGAAGCCATGACCGTGGTGGACGTCAACACCGGCAAGTTCACCGGCAGCGGCGGCAACCTCGAAGAGACGGTGACCAAAAACAACCTTGAAGCTGCGGAAGAAGTGGTCCGCCAGCTCCGCCTGCGCGATATCGGCGGCATCATCGTCATCGACTTCATTGACATGGTCCTCGAATCCAACCGTGACCTCGTTCTCCGCCGCATGGTGGAGTGCCTGGGACGCGACCGCACCAAACACCAGGTTGCCGAAGTGACGTCCCTCGGCCTGGTGCAGATGACGCGCAAGCGGATGGGCACCGGGCTGCTGGAAGTATTCGGCGAGCAGTGCGAAACGTGCGCCGGCCGCGGCATTGTCACCCACGACGACCCCGTGGAGCACCGGCGGGCCAACATCGTGGCGGCTGAGCACCACGTCCAGCGGTCAGACAGCCGTCCCGAAGCCCGCAGCGAAAGCCACCGCAACGAGGCCCCGCGCATCGACAGCAGCCAGCCGGGCGTACGTCCGGACCGCAAACGGCGGCGGGGCCGCGGCGGCCAGCAGCCGGACATTGCCCCGGCAGTTGCCGTGCACGTCCACACGGTCCAGCCCGACCCCACGGACGCTGAGCGGCACGCCAAGGCGGAGGCTACCCGGTTGGCCCTCGCCAACATCGCCGCCGCAGCACATGCAGCCCACCTGCACGACGACGAAGTGGCGGCAGCCAGGCAGGCGGCTGCGGAGCAGCCAGCCCCTGCAGTGGACGCTGCAAGGCGCGACGACGATACGCGTCCGGCTGCCGTGCTCACCTTCGGCGGTGAGAAGGTGGTGTTGCCCTTCGTTGAGCACGCTGAAGAGCAGCAGCCGAAACCGGCTCTGACCCTGGACCGGCTCGCTGAAGCCTTCGCCCACCTCGGCCAGCCGGCGAGAGCGGAAGCGCAGCCCGAGCAGGCAGAACCGGAGGAGAAGCCGGCGGAGCGCGGGGAACCGGTCCAGCCCGCACAGGTGCCGGTTGCTTCAGCCGCTGCTGCAGCACCCGCCAAGGACTACACCGACCACACTCTGGAGCAGTCCCGGCAGCGCCGGCCGCGGCGCAACCGCAGTGCCAGCCGTGCCCAGGGAGCTGCCAACGAAACCACAGTGCAGCACCATGAAAGCGTGGCGGCGGCCAGCACAGGGCATACGCACGAGGCAAAGGCCCCGGCGCCGGCCGGTACCGCGGACTCCAGTGGAGGAAGCGCAGGCACCGAAAAACCGGCAGCAAAGCCGGCCGATGCGCCCATCATCCTGGGCGTAGGGGTGCCTGCCTCGGAGCTCTAGGAGCCACCAGTACGGAATGCCCGGTCAGCCACAGCAGTGGCCGGCCGGGCATCCTGCGTTAACTCCAGTAGATGAAGTGCAGTCTCGGCCTAAGCAGGGAACGAAGAGCAGGTGCCGGTCGCAATGTGTCACCTTCGGACTGCGCCTGGCAAAAAAGCTAGGCTGGGGAAACGACACGGGGTGCCGCGCAGAGAGCCGGCTGAGATCCACACCCGTTGAACCTGTCCGGTTAGCACCGGCGAAGGGATGTCTCTTGTCTGCGACTCTTGTAATGCCCACTGCCTCCCCGGCAACCTTCACTGCGGCACCAACAACACCAGGCCGGCAAATACCACGGGTCCTCTCCATCGCCGGCTCCGATCCTTCCGGCGGCGCCGGCATCCAGGCCGACCTGAAGAGCATCGCAGCGCTCGGAGGCTACGGGATGGCTGCCATTACTGCCCTCACCGCCCAGAACACGCACGGTGTCCGGTCCGTTCACGTGCCCCCTGCCGCGTTCCTGGTTGAGCAGCTGGATGCCATCAGTGACGACATCGGCATAGATGCCGTGAAAATCGGGATGCTGGGCAACGCCGAGGTGATCGAGGCGGTGGGGGCGTGGGTCCGGAAGGTGCGTCCCGCCGTCGTGGTCCTGGACCCGGTGATGGTTGCCACCAGTGGTGACCGCCTCCTGCAGGAGTCCGCGGAAGCGGCACTGCGCGCGCTCCTGCCGCTTGCCCACCTCATTACCCCCAACCTGGCGGAGCTCGCCATGCTCGTTGGCGGGGATCTGCAGGACAGTTGGGCCGGGGCAGTGGAACAGGGCCGCGCCCTCGCCGCTGCCACGGGCGCAACAGTGCTGGTCAAGGGCGGCCACCTGGAGGGCAACGAGTGCCCCGATGCGCTGGTCAGCACCACCGGCCTGCTCTCCAATGAAGTGGTGGTGGTGCAGGGGGAGCGGCTGGAAACCCGGAACAGCCACGGCACCGGCTGTTCGCTCTCGTCCGCAATGGCAACCGCCCAGGCGCGGCTGGGGAACTGGGAAGCGTCCCTCCGGGAGGTCAAGCCCTGGCTCGCCGGCGCTCTTGAGGCATCCGAAGCGCTGGAGGTGGGAACGGGCAGCGGGCCCGTGCACCACTTCCATCACCTCCGGCCGCAGCCTTCCAAAGGGAGCTTCGCGGCACAACTCCGGGGCGAAGCGCAGCAGTACCTGGATGACATCCATGCCTTGGACTTCATCCGCAACCTGGCTTCAGGCAGGTTGGAGGAGCATAAGTTTGCGTATTACCTTGCACAGGACGCCATCTACCTCAACGGCTATTCGCGCGTACTGGCCAGGGCGAGTGCGCTTGCACCCACCGAGGCAGAACAGCTCTTCTGGGCGGCCTCAGCAGGGCAGTGCCTCGAGGTCGAGTCGGAGCTCCACCGCTCGTGGCTGGCCACGCGGAAGGTCCGGCCCCGGCTGGGCCCGGTGACCAAGTCCTACGTGGACCACCTGACCGCGGCATCGGCGTCGGGCAGCTACGCGGTTCTGGCGGCGGCCGTCCTGCCCTGCTTCTGGCTCTACGCGGAGGTGGGGGCAACGCTGCACGCCCAGTTCGTTGCCGCCGGCGAACCTCCGGCGCACCCTTATGCCAACTGGCTGCGCACCTACGCCGACGAAGACTTCGCAGCTGCCACCCGGAGGGCCGTAGCAATAGTGGATGAAGCGGGGCGCAAGGCCTCCGCCGCGGACCGGTTGGCCATGGTCACGGCCTTCAAGCAGTCCTGCCGGCTGGAGGTGGACTTCTTCGACGCGCCGCGCCTCCACTCCTGACCACTCGCGAGCGGGTTGGCCGGTACTATGGTGGGGCATGGTGCGGACGCCGGAGTTGAACTGTGGTAACTATCACAGACAATCGGCCGGGACCAGCCTCATTTGCGGCCGGAGACAAAATTAGCGTATTCTGGATCTTCGGTGCTTACGCCAACACTTGGGTTATGACCCCACGGCGTTGAGGCACAGCGAGAAACCAGGCTTTCATGGCCGGTTCCGCACGCAAATTTTGTAATAAACGTCGAGAGAAGTGAGTTCCCAAGTGGTGTACGCGATTGTCCGCGCAGGCGGCCGGCAAGAGAAGGTTTCCGTTGGAGACTTCGTTACCCTGAACCGCGTCGCCGGTGGAGCTGGCAGCACCATTCAGCTGCCCGCGCTGCTCCTGGTTGATGGTGACAAGGTCACCACCGCCGCTGCTGACCTGGCCAAGGTAACTGTTACGGCTGAGATCCTGAACGACCTCCGTGGTCCGAAGATTGTGATCCAGAAGTTCAAGAACAAGACCGGCTACAAGAAGCGCCAGGGTCACCGCCAGGAACTGACCAAGGTCAAGATCACTGGTATCCAGTAACCTTCGTTACTGTTCAGGTTTTTCAGCAGATCCCCAGAATTTAGAGGCAGGCATTTCAAATGGCACATAAAAAGGGCGCGAGCTCCACTCGCAACGGTCGTGATTCCAACGCTCAGTACCTCGGCGTAAAGCGCTTCGGCGGCCAGGTTGTTTCCGCAGGCGAGATCATCGTCCGCCAGCGCGGCACCCACTTCCACCCGGGCGCCGGCGTTGGCCGTGGCGGCGACGACACCCTGTTCGCACTGACCCCGGGAGCCGTTGAATTCGGAACCCGCCGCGGTCGTCGCGTGGTCAACATCGTTGCTGCTGCAGCTGCAGAGTAACAACTAGTTCTGAAGCGGTGGAGCGGGCCAGATGGTCCGCTCCACTGTTCTTTTAACCGCATTACAATCGTCTTGGCGCCCCACGGCGTCCAGGAAACAGCACTGAGGAGATTCACGTGGCCAGCTTTGTAGACCGGGTAGTACTGCACGTATCCGGCGGTACCGGCGGCCACGGATGCGTTTCCGTCCACCGCGAGAAGTTCAAGCCGCTTGGCGGTCCCGATGGCGGCAACGGCGGCAACGGCGGCGACGTGATCCTTCGCGTGGACCATCAGACCACCACCCTCCTTGACTACCACCACGCTCCCCACCGCCACGCCACCAACGGTGGCCCGGGCATGGGCGACTGGCGCGGAGGCAAGAACGGTGAAACGCTCATCCTCCCCGTCCCGGACGGCACGGTGGTCAAATCCAAGGACGGCACAGTCCTCGCGGACCTCGTCGGCGAAGGCGCCGAGTACGTGGCCGCAGCAGGCGGCATCGGCGGCCTCGGCAACGCCGCGCTGTCGTCGCAGAAACGCAAGGCTCCCGGGTTCGCACTGCTCGGCATCGAAGGCGAATCCAGCGACATCGTGCTGGAGCTCAAGTCGATCGCCGACATCGCCCTGGTGGGCTTCCCGTCCGCTGGCAAGTCCAGCCTCATCGCGGCCATGTCCGCGGCCAGGCCCAAGATCGCCGACTACCCCTTCACCACCCTTGTTCCCAACCTTGGCGTGGTCCAGGCCGGTGACGTCCGTTTCACCATTGCCGACGTTCCCGGCCTCATCGAAGGCGCCAGCGAGGGCAGGGGCCTGGGCCACCACTTCCTGCGCCACGTGGAGCGCTGCGCCGCGCTGGTGCACGTCCTGGACTGCGGCACCCTCGAATCGGACCGCGACCCCCTCGCCGACCTCGCCATCATCGAGGCGGAGCTGGAAAAGTACGCCGTGGACATGAGCTATGCGGGGCAGGACGGCGAAGTTGTTCCGCTCAACCACCGCCCCCGCCTGGTCGCGTTGAACAAGGTGGACCTGCCCGACGGCAAGGATATGGCCGAGTTCGTGCGCCCGGAACTTGAATCCCGCGGCTACCAGGTGTTCGAGGTGTCCGCCACCAGCCATGAGGGCCTGCGTCAGCTCGGCTTCGCCATGGCTGGCATCGTCAAGGCCGCCCGCGATGCTGTGGCCGCCGCGCCGCCCAAGGTCCAGCCGGCCGTGCTGCGGCCCCGGGCGGTCAACGAATCCGGCTTCAAGATCCGCCGCGAGGAGAAGGGCCTCGAGCCGCTGTTCCGCGTCCTTGGCGAGAAGCCGG
Encoded proteins:
- the thiD gene encoding bifunctional hydroxymethylpyrimidine kinase/phosphomethylpyrimidine kinase: MPTASPATFTAAPTTPGRQIPRVLSIAGSDPSGGAGIQADLKSIAALGGYGMAAITALTAQNTHGVRSVHVPPAAFLVEQLDAISDDIGIDAVKIGMLGNAEVIEAVGAWVRKVRPAVVVLDPVMVATSGDRLLQESAEAALRALLPLAHLITPNLAELAMLVGGDLQDSWAGAVEQGRALAAATGATVLVKGGHLEGNECPDALVSTTGLLSNEVVVVQGERLETRNSHGTGCSLSSAMATAQARLGNWEASLREVKPWLAGALEASEALEVGTGSGPVHHFHHLRPQPSKGSFAAQLRGEAQQYLDDIHALDFIRNLASGRLEEHKFAYYLAQDAIYLNGYSRVLARASALAPTEAEQLFWAASAGQCLEVESELHRSWLATRKVRPRLGPVTKSYVDHLTAASASGSYAVLAAAVLPCFWLYAEVGATLHAQFVAAGEPPAHPYANWLRTYADEDFAAATRRAVAIVDEAGRKASAADRLAMVTAFKQSCRLEVDFFDAPRLHS
- a CDS encoding Rne/Rng family ribonuclease; protein product: MDNEQVSAVNDEAAATEADAAPKKATRTRRKAAPKAEALIPEAGLPGAGTAAGTPADVEASAAGAAVTGVAETGAVEAVAPEAKAPVRRTRARKKAETAVPLPAFAEDAEPEAVSGLDAAAGAGADASAGADAPDLPAAEPAAEPAVEAAETKPVRRRRVATRKTSAPAAAAEPATEPADLQAAPVAAEAVEAAAVPAAATQPASVEAAAEEAPTAEAPTAEAPTADAPAAEAAPKAEAPQAAASGEQAPAAPSSPFGSLFMEPASPTSVLFQAPDLSTVVRPVPAAVEVAPEDDADEDDSEDANGRRKRRGRGRRGRSRIGEREAGAGLEGSEDADGDASDDADEESAGQVEDGVTSRRRRRRRRGDQDLELTGGGDDDPPNTVTRVRAPRAVSEPAVSNRVTSVKGSTRLEAKKQRRRESRDTGRRRTVITEAEFLARRESVDRQMIVRQRDDRIQIAVLEDGVLAEHFVSKTQQDSLIGNVYLGKVQNVLPSMEAAFVDIGRGRNAVLYAGEVNWDAVNVEGKQRRIENALKSGDTVLVQVTKDPVGHKGARLTSQISLPGRYLVFVPGGSMTGISRKLPDVERNRLKRILKDRLPEQAGVIVRTAAEGASEEELTHDINRLRAQWEGIESQSKSTKILAPELLYGEPDLTIKVVRDVFNEDFSKLIVSGEEAWDTIEAYVTYVAPDLVGRLEKWTKDQDIFAAWRIDEQIHKALERKVFLPSGGSLVIDRTEAMTVVDVNTGKFTGSGGNLEETVTKNNLEAAEEVVRQLRLRDIGGIIVIDFIDMVLESNRDLVLRRMVECLGRDRTKHQVAEVTSLGLVQMTRKRMGTGLLEVFGEQCETCAGRGIVTHDDPVEHRRANIVAAEHHVQRSDSRPEARSESHRNEAPRIDSSQPGVRPDRKRRRGRGGQQPDIAPAVAVHVHTVQPDPTDAERHAKAEATRLALANIAAAAHAAHLHDDEVAAARQAAAEQPAPAVDAARRDDDTRPAAVLTFGGEKVVLPFVEHAEEQQPKPALTLDRLAEAFAHLGQPARAEAQPEQAEPEEKPAERGEPVQPAQVPVASAAAAAPAKDYTDHTLEQSRQRRPRRNRSASRAQGAANETTVQHHESVAAASTGHTHEAKAPAPAGTADSSGGSAGTEKPAAKPADAPIILGVGVPASEL
- the rpmA gene encoding 50S ribosomal protein L27, which translates into the protein MAHKKGASSTRNGRDSNAQYLGVKRFGGQVVSAGEIIVRQRGTHFHPGAGVGRGGDDTLFALTPGAVEFGTRRGRRVVNIVAAAAAE
- the ndk gene encoding nucleoside-diphosphate kinase; the encoded protein is MTTERTLVLIKPDGVARNLTGAILARIEAKGYTLAELKKVDASRELLEQHYEEHVGKPFYEPLVDFMLSGPVVAAIFEGHRVIEGFRSLAGTTDPTTAAPGTIRGDFGRDWGLKVQQNLVHGSDSTDSAEREIKIWFQD
- the obgE gene encoding GTPase ObgE yields the protein MASFVDRVVLHVSGGTGGHGCVSVHREKFKPLGGPDGGNGGNGGDVILRVDHQTTTLLDYHHAPHRHATNGGPGMGDWRGGKNGETLILPVPDGTVVKSKDGTVLADLVGEGAEYVAAAGGIGGLGNAALSSQKRKAPGFALLGIEGESSDIVLELKSIADIALVGFPSAGKSSLIAAMSAARPKIADYPFTTLVPNLGVVQAGDVRFTIADVPGLIEGASEGRGLGHHFLRHVERCAALVHVLDCGTLESDRDPLADLAIIEAELEKYAVDMSYAGQDGEVVPLNHRPRLVALNKVDLPDGKDMAEFVRPELESRGYQVFEVSATSHEGLRQLGFAMAGIVKAARDAVAAAPPKVQPAVLRPRAVNESGFKIRREEKGLEPLFRVLGEKPERWVKQTDFTNEEAIGYLADRLAKLGVETELFKQGAKPGDTVVIGGEDGVVFDWEPTMMAGAELLASPRGTDIRFADIGDRPTRGQKREEQQERKDARAAARAELEAERKAGIWTESVSSRRVAKPLKESGLDAGDEF
- a CDS encoding vitamin K epoxide reductase family protein, yielding MPSISPLSGTPAQERSLNQDSDPAGRTAGTLPAVTRNRPFGWLLVVTGVIGWLASGTLVLEKLAVLQDPNHTTVCDVNPWISCGQVMQTWQSSLFGFPNMFIGIVAFGVIITVGMALLAGATFARWFWAGLQAGVTLGFIFVVWLWSQALYDIHVLCPFCMIVWAAMIPLFVWVTIRNITAGVIPVPANAARILGDSGWIITALLYVAVIASIFFAFIQVFAGTSGF
- a CDS encoding DUF4233 domain-containing protein, with the protein product MAKLTKAQREWRPGMPKKRRSTKVMFASTVLLLEAFVMFFATLAVFGLRRGDFPPALILGVGIGMSVVMIVACAFLTKPWGIGLGWILQLVLILTGIFEPAMFLVGALFALAWWYGIRTGIRLDREAGERAREQAAWEAAHPDQAAGPGQQPPSP
- a CDS encoding folylpolyglutamate synthase/dihydrofolate synthase family protein, yielding MTDEFSVESVYAELLGRAPENKMEPRLAPLFRAMDVLGEPNKAFPIIHVTGTNGKTSTARMIESVLRAHGLSTGRYTSPHLTKVTERISIDGHPVPDETFVRIWDEIRPYLEIVDSELEADGQPRLTYFECLTILGFAIFADQPVNVAVIEVGLGGITDATNVGDGQVSVVTPISLDHTDLLGDTTEDIAYEKAGIIKPGGYLISAAQPLNAAQVLLEKAKDVGVPFKFEGVEFGVESRTVAVGGQMVTIQGIAGRYPDLLVPLHGAHQAQNAAVAVAALEAFFGGEKELGFDVLQEGFAEVTSPGRLEVVRTAPTIVVDAAHNPDGIKVSAAALQEAFTFTKLVPVVGILKEKDAEEILRQLKESLGEVAEEFCFTQSNSPRAVPAAELAELAIDLGFGEDNVHIEEKLDDALEWAVERAEANDDLSGGVLVTGSITLVAEARILLGKTEA
- the rplU gene encoding 50S ribosomal protein L21 codes for the protein MVYAIVRAGGRQEKVSVGDFVTLNRVAGGAGSTIQLPALLLVDGDKVTTAAADLAKVTVTAEILNDLRGPKIVIQKFKNKTGYKKRQGHRQELTKVKITGIQ